In Bacillus sp. Cs-700, one genomic interval encodes:
- a CDS encoding acetamidase/formamidase family protein translates to MDLVMNDSVIYDFNKTHKPVKIVPSGTSVQIVTYDCFENQLQTEEDEIMGIDWNRVNPATGPIYVKDAQPGDVLKVTIEKLEIGDQGVMVVGPDLGVMGHRLKEMKSKIIPIQDGAARFNDLSIPLNPMIGVIGVAPEGEGVSCGTPGAHGGNMDNKMITEGAVLYFPVFAEGALFGLGDFHAAMGDGEVSVSGIEVPGKATVKLEVIKGESIVQPMLENAEVVTQIASAATLDEAVTLATELMVDRVGEKTGMSVSEATMLMSAIGQVEVCQVVDPLLTARFVVPKWLEQQLGVRLI, encoded by the coding sequence ATGGACTTAGTTATGAATGATTCGGTGATCTATGATTTTAACAAAACGCATAAGCCTGTGAAGATCGTACCATCAGGAACTAGCGTTCAAATCGTAACGTATGACTGTTTTGAGAATCAGCTTCAAACGGAGGAAGATGAGATCATGGGAATTGATTGGAACCGAGTGAACCCTGCAACTGGCCCAATCTATGTGAAGGATGCACAACCTGGAGATGTATTAAAAGTTACGATTGAAAAACTTGAAATTGGAGATCAGGGCGTCATGGTCGTTGGGCCAGATCTTGGGGTTATGGGACATCGTTTAAAAGAAATGAAGTCAAAGATCATTCCAATTCAAGATGGGGCTGCTCGTTTTAATGATCTAAGCATTCCATTAAATCCGATGATTGGCGTAATTGGCGTCGCACCAGAAGGCGAAGGTGTTTCGTGTGGCACACCGGGTGCGCACGGCGGAAATATGGATAATAAGATGATTACGGAGGGAGCGGTGCTCTATTTTCCAGTGTTTGCGGAAGGCGCACTGTTCGGATTAGGTGATTTTCATGCAGCGATGGGAGACGGTGAAGTGAGCGTTTCAGGAATTGAAGTTCCTGGTAAAGCAACAGTGAAGCTTGAAGTGATCAAGGGGGAGTCAATCGTTCAACCGATGCTAGAAAACGCTGAAGTTGTTACCCAAATTGCTTCAGCCGCCACGCTTGATGAAGCGGTAACGCTTGCAACCGAGCTGATGGTCGATCGCGTTGGGGAGAAAACTGGAATGTCTGTGAGTGAAGCAACCATGCTTATGAGTGCGATTGGACAGGTTGAAGTGTGTCAGGTCGTGGATCCTCTACTAACGGCCAGGTTCGTTGTACCGAAATGGCTAGAGCAGCAGCTAGGCGTACGCCTTATCTAA
- a CDS encoding Gfo/Idh/MocA family oxidoreductase, translated as MIRFGVVGTNKITDNFLEGATELSDFKLTAVYSRTEEKAQAFAEKHGAEATFTSLEEMANSTLIDAVYIASPNSLHAEQSIIFMNAGKHVLCEKPMASNKREVLQMVEVASKNGVLLMEAMKSTVMPNMNMVRENLHKIGQIRRFVANYGQYSSRYDAYKEGTVLNAFNPKFSNGSLMDIGVYGVYPVVSMLGQPQSIKAEGVMLESGVDGEGSILLGYEDKEAVIMFSKITDSHLPSEIQGENGSILIDKIGSPMDVKIHYRDGSIEDLSQSQSHTMMYEAKEFIELIQTGKDQSSINSHENSLNSIEVIEEARKQIGVVFPADHH; from the coding sequence ATGATTCGTTTTGGTGTTGTTGGAACAAATAAGATAACGGATAATTTTTTAGAGGGGGCGACTGAGCTTAGCGATTTCAAACTTACGGCTGTCTATTCTCGAACGGAAGAGAAGGCGCAGGCATTTGCTGAGAAGCATGGGGCAGAGGCGACGTTCACAAGTCTTGAGGAAATGGCGAACAGCACGCTCATTGATGCCGTCTACATTGCGAGTCCTAACTCGTTACATGCAGAACAATCGATCATTTTCATGAACGCTGGGAAGCACGTGCTTTGTGAGAAGCCGATGGCGTCAAATAAACGTGAAGTCTTACAAATGGTTGAGGTTGCCTCAAAAAACGGCGTTCTACTAATGGAAGCGATGAAATCCACCGTGATGCCGAACATGAACATGGTGCGAGAGAATTTGCATAAGATTGGTCAAATTCGTCGCTTTGTTGCGAATTACGGCCAGTATTCGTCGCGTTATGATGCTTATAAAGAAGGAACAGTGCTAAATGCATTTAACCCTAAGTTTTCAAATGGGTCACTGATGGATATCGGCGTATATGGCGTTTATCCTGTCGTATCCATGCTTGGCCAGCCGCAATCGATTAAGGCAGAAGGCGTCATGCTTGAGTCAGGCGTTGATGGAGAAGGCAGTATTTTACTTGGATATGAAGACAAAGAAGCAGTGATTATGTTTTCAAAAATCACAGATTCGCATCTCCCATCCGAAATTCAAGGGGAGAACGGGAGTATCCTTATCGACAAAATAGGTTCACCAATGGATGTGAAAATCCATTATCGAGATGGATCGATTGAAGACTTATCGCAGTCGCAATCCCATACGATGATGTATGAAGCGAAGGAGTTTATTGAACTAATCCAGACCGGTAAGGATCAGTCTTCGATTAACTCACATGAAAATTCTCTAAATTCCATCGAAGTCATAGAAGAAGCACGGAAACAAATCGGAGTTGTTTTTCCGGCCGATCATCACTAA
- a CDS encoding Glu/Leu/Phe/Val dehydrogenase yields the protein MKLASKYGEVVQESLNALLEDQSFLPNFKDEDRENAFKSLESILSTPNQIQKSFLRVPLENGKILRIPAFRVQHNNAVGPYKGGIRFHETVEEDEVINLATLMTLKNALHDVPFGGGKGGVVINPREFSEKELHTISKTYVQNFCDILGPDKDIPAPDVGTGEREMDWMMGEYKTIHPGRPYRGSFTGKSQVNGGSLGRREATGKGVYYTLRYMLHNFVKENEEWFKRNDNRFAKTALEHSNRPLTIGIQGFGNVGSVAALESYNCNYLDTKVVAVSDRNVTLYNGDGLDIKALIEFTSNHEGDLPTTEEALSEHEIKADIQEREDVLYLDTDVLILAALEDQIHEDNVDQVKARMIVEGANGPITLGADRKLSEDGVLIIPDILANAGGVIVSYFEWLQGRETQFYSEEEVFSLLFKKMKETMDEIYPQFFNDPFALRQNCYIHTVMKLSNILYRHGKLY from the coding sequence ATGAAATTGGCTAGTAAGTATGGAGAAGTTGTACAGGAATCACTAAATGCCCTACTCGAGGATCAATCGTTTTTACCAAATTTCAAGGATGAAGATCGAGAAAATGCGTTCAAATCCCTTGAATCGATTCTCTCAACCCCGAACCAAATTCAAAAATCATTTCTCCGCGTTCCTCTTGAGAACGGGAAAATTTTACGAATTCCTGCTTTCCGCGTTCAACACAATAATGCGGTAGGTCCTTATAAGGGCGGGATTCGCTTTCACGAAACGGTCGAGGAAGATGAAGTAATTAATCTGGCAACATTAATGACATTAAAGAATGCGCTTCATGATGTACCATTTGGTGGAGGAAAAGGTGGCGTTGTCATTAACCCACGGGAATTTTCGGAAAAAGAACTACATACGATTTCAAAAACATACGTTCAAAATTTCTGCGATATTTTAGGCCCTGATAAAGACATTCCAGCACCGGATGTTGGGACGGGGGAACGAGAGATGGACTGGATGATGGGTGAATATAAAACGATTCATCCTGGACGCCCATATCGCGGGAGTTTCACAGGGAAAAGTCAGGTGAACGGCGGTTCGCTTGGTCGAAGAGAAGCAACAGGAAAAGGCGTTTACTATACGCTCCGCTACATGCTTCATAATTTTGTGAAAGAAAATGAAGAGTGGTTTAAGAGAAATGATAATCGCTTTGCCAAAACAGCACTTGAGCATTCCAATCGTCCGTTAACGATCGGGATTCAGGGATTTGGTAACGTTGGGTCCGTTGCAGCGCTTGAATCGTATAACTGCAACTACCTCGATACGAAAGTCGTTGCGGTAAGTGATCGAAACGTAACGCTTTATAATGGTGATGGCCTTGATATAAAAGCACTAATTGAGTTTACGTCAAATCATGAAGGTGATTTGCCTACGACAGAGGAAGCGCTGTCTGAGCATGAAATCAAAGCGGATATTCAAGAACGAGAAGATGTTCTTTACCTTGATACGGACGTGCTGATTTTGGCAGCGCTTGAAGATCAAATTCACGAAGATAATGTTGATCAAGTAAAAGCGCGTATGATTGTAGAAGGTGCGAACGGCCCCATTACACTTGGTGCAGATCGAAAGCTAAGTGAAGATGGTGTGCTCATTATTCCGGATATACTCGCAAACGCAGGTGGTGTCATCGTTTCTTATTTCGAATGGCTTCAAGGAAGGGAAACGCAATTCTATAGTGAAGAAGAAGTTTTCTCTCTTCTATTTAAAAAAATGAAGGAAACGATGGATGAAATTTACCCACAGTTTTTCAATGATCCATTTGCGCTCAGACAGAATTGCTACATCCATACAGTGATGAAGCTTTCAAATATTCTTTATCGTCATGGTAAGCTCTACTAA
- a CDS encoding zinc-binding dehydrogenase, which produces MKAVQVMGYGDVDQLEVVDREIPVPKENEVLVKVKACAINNTEIWMREGAYGTGTKSGWRPEGVQFPRTPGSDITGTIVKAGQQVNEKMIGKNVVLFPFTSSGEPGSEHISEDMSFIGSEYDGGYADYVVWPAELCFDMPLADYTESAVFSVSGMTAWHMVEQIQPKQGETVMVTGANGGVGSLNVQIASRVFGANVIAIVGDLALEDQLKKLGATHVLSYKSDQLAEEILEVNGGPIDSVLDVVGDALFSTSLHVLKKGGKFCTSGSAGGQKTELDFRTLYLKHITLYGSVLGTREEFKRMLKAIADGKITPVIDRTFSLEQAREAQRYFKKAGKLGKIVLLPEE; this is translated from the coding sequence ATGAAAGCAGTTCAAGTAATGGGTTATGGTGATGTAGATCAGTTAGAAGTGGTAGACCGTGAGATTCCTGTTCCGAAAGAGAATGAGGTACTCGTTAAGGTAAAGGCATGTGCGATTAATAATACGGAAATTTGGATGCGTGAAGGGGCATACGGAACAGGAACGAAATCAGGATGGCGTCCTGAAGGTGTTCAGTTTCCTAGAACACCAGGATCGGATATTACAGGTACGATTGTGAAAGCTGGTCAACAAGTGAATGAGAAGATGATCGGGAAAAACGTCGTGCTCTTTCCTTTTACATCGAGCGGAGAGCCAGGGTCTGAACATATCTCAGAAGATATGTCTTTCATTGGATCAGAGTATGACGGAGGATATGCGGACTATGTTGTATGGCCAGCAGAACTCTGTTTTGACATGCCTCTTGCTGACTATACAGAGAGTGCCGTGTTCTCTGTTAGTGGCATGACAGCGTGGCATATGGTTGAACAAATTCAGCCTAAGCAGGGCGAGACTGTTATGGTTACAGGAGCAAACGGTGGAGTAGGTTCTCTGAACGTTCAAATTGCGTCTCGTGTATTTGGTGCTAATGTAATCGCGATTGTAGGCGATCTCGCTTTGGAAGATCAGTTGAAGAAGCTTGGAGCAACGCACGTGCTTTCCTACAAATCGGATCAGCTTGCTGAAGAAATACTTGAAGTGAATGGTGGACCGATTGACTCAGTGTTAGATGTTGTGGGAGATGCCTTGTTTTCAACTTCGCTTCATGTTTTAAAGAAGGGCGGCAAGTTTTGCACGTCTGGTTCTGCTGGTGGACAGAAAACAGAACTTGATTTTAGAACATTGTATTTGAAACACATAACACTCTATGGCTCTGTTCTTGGTACAAGAGAAGAGTTTAAGCGGATGCTTAAAGCGATAGCTGATGGCAAGATCACACCAGTAATTGATCGAACGTTTTCATTAGAACAAGCGAGAGAGGCTCAACGTTATTTTAAAAAAGCGGGTAAACTAGGAAAGATTGTGCTACTGCCTGAAGAGTAA
- a CDS encoding DUF4306 domain-containing protein, translated as MKKRGFFKLYSMLCLLSVFGYSYWATSWTASQLPALTNWKSHLIFTPRTVVASKDIYEIDMFLYALKVVPLMASVCFLSLMMLIGIGIYYVKKQLSYVGEKKITSP; from the coding sequence GTGAAGAAAAGGGGTTTCTTCAAACTTTACTCGATGCTTTGTCTGCTTAGTGTTTTTGGGTATTCCTACTGGGCCACTTCCTGGACGGCAAGTCAATTGCCCGCACTGACGAATTGGAAAAGCCATCTTATTTTCACGCCAAGGACGGTTGTAGCTTCTAAAGACATTTATGAAATTGATATGTTTTTGTATGCACTTAAGGTAGTCCCTCTAATGGCAAGTGTTTGTTTTCTTTCTTTGATGATGTTGATTGGCATTGGGATATATTATGTGAAAAAGCAGCTGTCGTACGTTGGTGAAAAGAAAATAACAAGTCCTTAA
- a CDS encoding GntP family permease, whose translation MISIIVGLALLMLLAYLGWSIIWIAPLVSGIVALLSGMNILESYTGTYMEGFVDFAKAYFPIFLFGAIFGKLMEDTGAAQSVAYKISNLIGEKRAILGMLISAAILTYGGVSLFVVVFAVYPLAVAMFRQANVSRKLLPSTFVLGAFTFTMTALPGTPQIQNIIPINTFKTSTMAAPILGIVAGLIMAVGGYFYLKFREKQLTKNGEEFTEPKGSNEVKSINEDELPNWILSVIPLIAVVVTLNAFENLSILIALGIGILLIMLFNIKNYKQFIKAINGGASGSVMATINTSAAVGFGSVVTASPGFEAVKDLIFAIPLSPYFSEAFAVQLLAMITGSASGGMGIALEALGSEYYDIAINNNLSLEAFHRITAVASGASILPHNGALLTLFTVTGLTHKDSYKDVFVVGLIIPMIATIAIIFLAMMGIN comes from the coding sequence ATGATTAGTATTATTGTTGGTCTCGCTCTCTTAATGCTCCTCGCTTACCTGGGGTGGTCGATTATTTGGATCGCGCCATTGGTATCTGGAATTGTTGCATTATTGAGCGGAATGAATATTCTTGAGTCCTATACAGGAACGTATATGGAAGGATTCGTTGATTTCGCGAAAGCGTATTTCCCAATTTTCTTATTTGGAGCGATTTTTGGGAAGTTAATGGAGGACACAGGGGCAGCGCAGTCCGTTGCTTATAAAATTTCAAACTTAATTGGAGAGAAACGTGCGATTCTTGGGATGCTGATCTCAGCAGCGATTCTTACATACGGAGGCGTTAGTCTCTTTGTTGTTGTATTCGCCGTTTATCCACTCGCCGTGGCAATGTTCCGCCAGGCAAATGTATCACGTAAGCTTCTTCCATCGACATTTGTGCTAGGTGCTTTTACATTCACGATGACAGCACTACCAGGTACACCACAAATTCAAAACATCATACCGATTAATACGTTTAAAACATCGACGATGGCAGCACCGATTCTTGGAATTGTTGCTGGTTTAATTATGGCAGTTGGCGGTTATTTCTATCTGAAATTCCGTGAGAAACAGCTAACGAAAAATGGTGAGGAATTTACAGAGCCTAAAGGATCTAACGAAGTAAAAAGTATTAATGAAGATGAGCTTCCGAACTGGATTCTTTCTGTCATTCCCTTGATCGCTGTTGTTGTGACGCTAAATGCTTTTGAAAATTTAAGCATTTTGATTGCACTTGGCATCGGAATTCTTCTCATCATGCTCTTTAATATTAAAAATTACAAGCAGTTCATTAAAGCGATCAATGGCGGGGCATCTGGCTCTGTAATGGCGACAATCAATACAAGTGCTGCCGTTGGTTTTGGTTCAGTCGTCACAGCTTCTCCTGGTTTTGAAGCAGTGAAAGATTTGATCTTCGCGATTCCACTTAGTCCGTATTTTTCAGAAGCTTTTGCGGTTCAACTTTTAGCGATGATTACAGGCTCAGCTTCTGGTGGTATGGGGATTGCACTTGAAGCGCTCGGTAGCGAATACTATGACATAGCCATTAATAACAACCTTAGTTTAGAAGCGTTCCACCGTATTACAGCCGTTGCTTCTGGGGCATCAATCCTGCCTCATAACGGTGCCCTATTAACGCTATTTACCGTTACCGGACTAACGCACAAAGACTCTTATAAGGATGTGTTTGTGGTTGGTTTAATCATCCCAATGATCGCTACGATCGCGATTATTTTCCTGGCGATGATGGGCATTAACTAA
- a CDS encoding 3-hydroxybutyrate dehydrogenase: MLEGKCALITGSGQGIGLEIATEFAKAGAKVMLNDINEDTLKESVESLTSQGFTVEGVVANVAKEEDVKNAIEETVKKFGRIDILVNNAGIQHVAPIEEFPSEKYGLILDIMLKGPFYGIKYAFPIMKEQGYGRILNMASINGLIGFAGKAGYNSAKHGVIGLTKVAALEGADYGITVNAICPGYVDTPLVQNQLEDLAKTRNIEKEKALEQVIYPLVPQKRLIQVQEVADYSIFLVSEKAKSITGQAAVIDGGYTAQ; this comes from the coding sequence ATGCTTGAAGGAAAATGTGCGTTAATTACAGGATCTGGTCAAGGAATTGGGCTAGAGATCGCTACTGAGTTTGCAAAAGCCGGAGCGAAGGTCATGCTGAATGATATTAATGAAGACACCCTTAAGGAGTCGGTTGAAAGCCTAACATCTCAAGGTTTCACTGTGGAAGGTGTTGTTGCGAACGTTGCGAAAGAAGAAGATGTGAAGAACGCTATTGAAGAAACCGTCAAGAAATTTGGACGTATTGATATTCTTGTTAACAATGCAGGGATCCAGCATGTGGCGCCAATCGAAGAATTCCCAAGTGAAAAGTATGGGTTAATTCTTGATATTATGCTAAAGGGCCCATTCTATGGCATCAAATATGCTTTTCCAATAATGAAAGAACAAGGATATGGCCGTATCCTAAACATGGCTTCCATCAATGGATTGATTGGGTTTGCTGGAAAAGCCGGTTACAACAGCGCAAAGCACGGCGTCATTGGTCTTACAAAAGTAGCAGCACTTGAAGGCGCAGATTACGGCATTACCGTAAATGCGATATGCCCTGGATACGTTGATACACCGCTCGTACAAAATCAATTAGAAGACCTTGCGAAAACACGTAATATCGAAAAAGAGAAAGCGTTAGAACAAGTCATTTATCCACTCGTTCCTCAGAAGCGTTTAATCCAGGTACAAGAAGTCGCTGACTACTCCATTTTCTTAGTGAGTGAGAAAGCGAAAAGCATTACAGGTCAAGCTGCTGTGATCGACGGTGGTTATACCGCTCAATAA
- a CDS encoding BCCT family transporter — MNNKETGRIDWPVFGISGGVLILFVILALFDISLVENLVSSSFAWSARFFGGFWQVLMLATFFVGIGLAFSKYGKIKLGGLDKPELSLYKWLSIIMATLLAGGGVFWAAAEPMYHFLTVPPSQDGKGIEAGTQGAIDTALAQSFMHWGFLAWAILGTISAVVMMYGHYHKGMPMKPRTLLYPIFGEKLRHSWFGTLIDAFSVIAVAAGTIGPIGFLGLQASYGLQEIFGIPNQFSTQFSIILAVVIVSTISAVTGLYKGIQYLSSFNVRLAIGLMAFIVIFGPGGFIFNHFISGFGVYVDQFVTMSTFRGDTGWLSFWTVFFWGWFIGYGPMMAILVSRISRGRTIRDIIIAVSIFAPVISTFWFTVLGGSGIFFEISNPGSISEALNAAGNPAAMFAITEQFPLASIVSPLFLILTILFVVTTSDSMSYTIAMAVTGEGDPQRWLRVFWAILMGTVAVILLITGDSGITQLQNFIVVTAVPVSLILLPMVWLAPKVAREMARDQKIIK, encoded by the coding sequence ATGAACAATAAAGAAACTGGGCGTATTGATTGGCCCGTCTTTGGAATAAGCGGTGGGGTATTGATCCTCTTCGTGATTCTTGCACTTTTTGATATATCTTTGGTTGAAAACTTGGTTAGCTCAAGCTTTGCCTGGTCTGCGAGGTTTTTCGGTGGCTTCTGGCAAGTTTTAATGCTAGCAACATTTTTTGTAGGAATTGGATTGGCCTTTTCTAAATACGGAAAAATAAAATTAGGTGGTTTAGATAAACCTGAGCTTAGCCTATATAAGTGGTTATCCATTATTATGGCGACACTACTTGCCGGTGGCGGTGTGTTTTGGGCTGCGGCAGAACCGATGTACCACTTCTTAACTGTTCCCCCATCTCAAGATGGAAAAGGAATTGAAGCTGGAACTCAAGGCGCTATTGATACTGCTCTCGCCCAAAGTTTCATGCATTGGGGTTTCCTTGCCTGGGCGATTCTAGGTACAATCAGTGCCGTTGTGATGATGTACGGACATTATCATAAAGGGATGCCAATGAAGCCACGCACGCTTCTTTATCCGATTTTCGGTGAAAAGCTGCGTCACAGCTGGTTTGGTACTCTGATTGATGCGTTTTCCGTTATCGCGGTTGCTGCTGGTACAATTGGACCAATTGGTTTCTTAGGCTTACAAGCAAGTTACGGTTTGCAAGAAATTTTCGGCATTCCGAATCAATTCAGTACGCAGTTCTCGATTATTTTAGCTGTCGTGATTGTTTCTACAATTTCAGCAGTTACGGGACTTTATAAAGGAATTCAATATCTAAGTAGCTTTAACGTTCGTCTTGCGATTGGATTAATGGCGTTTATCGTCATCTTTGGTCCTGGTGGCTTTATCTTCAATCACTTTATCTCTGGATTTGGTGTTTATGTGGATCAATTTGTTACGATGAGCACATTCCGTGGTGATACCGGTTGGCTTTCATTCTGGACAGTCTTCTTCTGGGGCTGGTTTATCGGATACGGGCCAATGATGGCGATTCTTGTTAGTCGTATTTCACGAGGACGCACAATACGAGACATTATTATCGCTGTTTCGATTTTTGCACCGGTTATCTCAACATTCTGGTTTACCGTACTCGGAGGATCTGGAATTTTCTTTGAAATCTCAAATCCTGGTTCGATTTCAGAAGCATTGAATGCCGCTGGTAACCCAGCAGCTATGTTCGCCATTACCGAGCAATTCCCGCTTGCAAGCATTGTTTCACCACTGTTCTTGATCCTAACGATTCTTTTCGTTGTAACAACGAGTGACTCAATGTCTTACACAATTGCAATGGCAGTTACGGGCGAAGGCGATCCTCAAAGATGGCTTCGCGTATTCTGGGCAATTCTTATGGGAACTGTCGCAGTCATTCTCCTTATCACAGGAGACAGCGGCATTACGCAGTTACAGAACTTTATTGTTGTAACAGCCGTTCCAGTCTCACTTATCCTTCTGCCAATGGTTTGGCTCGCACCTAAAGTAGCGAGGGAAATGGCAAGAGATCAGAAAATCATAAAGTAA
- a CDS encoding NUDIX hydrolase, which produces MVSAATIILNEGDEVLLIKGPRRGWEFPGGQVEEGESLHDAAIREAKEESGANIEIMKFCGVFQNVRSSISNNLFLANYVGGKLTTSSESLEVGFFPIDQALEMVTWKNFRQRMEYCLNEEHHPFYVAFNQ; this is translated from the coding sequence ATCGTTTCAGCAGCCACCATTATTTTAAATGAAGGAGATGAAGTCCTTTTAATCAAAGGCCCACGTAGAGGGTGGGAATTCCCTGGAGGTCAAGTGGAAGAAGGCGAATCATTACACGACGCCGCAATTCGAGAAGCGAAAGAAGAGTCCGGTGCTAATATTGAAATAATGAAATTTTGCGGTGTGTTTCAAAACGTGAGGTCTTCTATTTCGAATAACCTCTTTCTCGCTAACTATGTTGGGGGTAAACTCACAACATCCTCGGAAAGCCTAGAAGTTGGATTCTTTCCTATTGATCAAGCACTTGAAATGGTTACTTGGAAAAATTTCCGACAGCGCATGGAATATTGCTTAAACGAAGAACATCATCCTTTTTATGTAGCGTTTAATCAGTAA
- a CDS encoding SDR family oxidoreductase, with translation MPDLHDRVILITGGNRGQGKAIGEHLASLGAKVIIGARRYQDAEKTANLIGAYPVQLDVTKEEHWKSVLEEIQSEFGQLDALVNNAGILKRKPFTDLSVEEYQELMNVNQLGVFMGMQAVVPLMEKQQKGAIVNNVSISAFAPIGQSAAYAATKAAVVAMSKAAAIELGPKGIRVNMIHPGGVETEMATQGEGVPDFYQTIPLGRIGQPVEIARAVAFLVSDESSYCTGTEIVIDGGMTLGSADV, from the coding sequence ATGCCAGATCTACACGACCGAGTCATCTTAATCACCGGGGGAAATCGAGGCCAGGGGAAAGCAATTGGTGAGCATCTTGCTTCATTAGGAGCAAAAGTGATCATTGGAGCGCGCCGCTATCAAGACGCTGAGAAAACAGCAAATTTGATCGGGGCTTATCCTGTGCAGTTGGATGTAACGAAAGAAGAGCATTGGAAATCAGTGCTTGAAGAGATCCAATCCGAATTTGGTCAGTTGGATGCGCTTGTAAACAATGCAGGGATACTAAAAAGAAAACCATTTACTGATTTATCGGTAGAAGAATATCAAGAGTTAATGAACGTAAACCAGCTTGGTGTGTTTATGGGAATGCAAGCGGTTGTTCCGTTAATGGAGAAGCAGCAAAAAGGGGCGATTGTGAATAACGTATCGATCTCAGCGTTTGCTCCGATCGGTCAGTCTGCTGCCTATGCGGCTACAAAAGCAGCTGTCGTTGCGATGTCTAAGGCAGCGGCGATCGAATTAGGTCCGAAAGGCATTCGAGTAAACATGATTCATCCGGGAGGAGTTGAGACGGAGATGGCGACACAGGGAGAGGGTGTGCCAGATTTCTATCAGACGATTCCGCTCGGCCGTATCGGACAACCTGTGGAAATCGCAAGGGCTGTGGCTTTTCTTGTTTCTGATGAAAGCTCCTATTGTACGGGAACAGAGATTGTCATTGATGGAGGTATGACGCTCGGATCAGCTGATGTATAA
- a CDS encoding MerR family transcriptional regulator → MKYYSMKEITVLTNQSASAIRYYEKEEILPSIERDENGVRRYTENNLEWLHFILALRSTNMPIAEIKRYVHLYKQGDSTIRERRTLLSLHKQKVEQEVKRQQNYLARISKKITLYDDVSTDLQKVTCSTY, encoded by the coding sequence ATGAAATACTACTCAATGAAGGAAATAACTGTGCTAACAAATCAATCTGCATCCGCCATTCGATACTATGAAAAGGAAGAAATTCTCCCCTCGATCGAACGCGATGAAAACGGTGTTCGAAGATATACTGAGAATAACTTAGAGTGGCTTCATTTCATTCTGGCCCTCCGTTCTACAAATATGCCGATTGCTGAAATAAAAAGATACGTTCATCTTTATAAACAGGGTGATTCGACTATACGAGAAAGAAGAACGCTTCTTTCCCTTCATAAACAAAAAGTAGAACAGGAAGTAAAACGGCAGCAGAACTATTTAGCACGGATTTCAAAAAAAATCACTCTCTATGATGATGTTTCAACAGATTTGCAAAAAGTCACCTGTTCAACATATTAA
- a CDS encoding SDR family oxidoreductase: MAKEKVVIITGASSGIGEETAKLLSDKGAKLVLAARREDRLKELKKKIEDNGGEAIYQVTDVTSSEEMESLAQYAYDTFGKIDVIVNNAGLMPLSLLHKKKYDEWDKMIDVNIKGVLYGIGAVLPYMREKKEGHVINISSVAGHEISPGSSVYSATKFAVRAITEGLRMEESVGNNIRATIISPGAVSTELTETITDDDVKSSIDAVYSGAIKADSIARTIVFAIEEPAEVAINEILVRPTNQEW; the protein is encoded by the coding sequence ATGGCAAAAGAAAAAGTCGTCATCATTACTGGAGCTTCAAGCGGTATTGGAGAAGAAACAGCTAAGTTACTATCTGACAAAGGTGCAAAGCTCGTTTTGGCAGCTCGTCGTGAAGATCGCTTGAAAGAACTTAAGAAGAAAATAGAAGACAATGGTGGAGAAGCGATTTACCAGGTAACAGACGTAACATCATCTGAAGAGATGGAGTCACTAGCTCAATATGCGTATGATACGTTTGGAAAAATCGATGTGATTGTGAATAATGCCGGTTTAATGCCACTTTCCCTTCTACACAAGAAAAAATACGATGAATGGGATAAAATGATTGATGTTAATATTAAAGGTGTTCTTTATGGTATCGGGGCTGTTCTTCCTTATATGAGAGAGAAAAAGGAAGGTCACGTTATTAACATTTCATCTGTAGCTGGTCATGAAATTTCACCAGGAAGCTCAGTCTATAGTGCTACAAAGTTTGCAGTAAGAGCCATCACTGAAGGACTAAGAATGGAAGAGTCCGTTGGTAATAATATCCGTGCTACGATTATTTCACCGGGAGCAGTTAGTACAGAACTTACTGAAACCATTACGGATGATGATGTGAAATCTTCAATCGATGCCGTTTATAGCGGTGCAATTAAAGCCGACAGCATTGCTCGTACAATTGTTTTTGCAATTGAAGAACCGGCTGAAGTAGCCATTAATGAAATACTAGTACGTCCAACAAATCAAGAGTGGTAA